The proteins below come from a single Megalops cyprinoides isolate fMegCyp1 chromosome 5, fMegCyp1.pri, whole genome shotgun sequence genomic window:
- the mfsd14ba gene encoding hippocampus abundant transcript 1 protein, whose translation MTQEKKKETNRIMLVKKIIMKDGSTQQGIGSASVTHAVVVIFLEFFAWGLLTTPMLTVLHETFPQHTFLMNGLIQGVKGLLSFMSAPLIGALSDVWGRKSFLLVTVFFTCVPIPLMRISPWWYFAMISVSGIFSVTFSVIFAYVADVTEEHERSTAYGLVSATFAASLVTSPAIGAYLSTTYGDNMVVLVATIIALIDICFILLAVPESLPEKMRLASWGAPISWEQADPFASLRKVGKDSTVLLICITVFLSYLPEAGQYSSFFLYLRQVINFSSTAIAAFIAVVGVLSILAQTAFLSVLMRSIGNKNTVLLGLGFQMLQLAWYGFGSEPWMMWAAGAVAAMSSITFPAVSALVSRSAEADQQGVVQGMITGIRGLCNGLGPALFGFIFFLFNVEIDPVQSDKTTPLHPTDESSMIPGPPFLFGAFSVLVAFLVALFIPEHRSVAVKTCNARKHSGSAGAGQSNTPLPGSDEDIEPLLQDSSV comes from the exons ATGACccaggagaaaaagaaagagaccAACCGCATTATGTTggtcaaaaaaataataatgaaagatGGGAGCACA CAGCAGGGTATTGGCAGTGCCAGCGTGACCCATGCTGTGGTGGTCATTTTTTTGGAGTTCTTTGCCTGGGGTTTGCTCACAACTCCAATGCTGACG GTTCTACATGAAACGTTTCCACAACATACGTTTCTAATGAACGGTCTCATTCAGGGTGTAAAG GGCCTGTTGTCCTTCATGAGCGCTCCTTTGATTGGAGCCCTCTCGGACGTGTGGGGCAGGAAGTCCTTCCTGcttgtcactgtgtttttcacCTGCGTCCCAATTCCCCTCATGAGGATAAGTCCCTG GTGGTATTTTGCTATGATATCTGTATCTGGAATATTCTCCGTCACGTTCTCAGTAATATTTGCATATGTAGCAGATGTCACTGAGGAACACGAGAGAAGCACTGCCTATGGACTG GTTTCTGCGACATTTGCTGCAAGCCTGGTAACGAGTCCAGCGATCGGTGCCTACCTCTCTACTACCTACGGGGATAACATGGTGGTGCTGGTGGCAACAATCATTGCCCTGATAGACATCTGCTTCATCCTCCTGGCCGTGCCTGAGTCACTGCCGGAGAAGATGAGGCTAGCATCATGGGGCGCCCCCATCTCCTGGGAGCAAGCTGATCCCTTCGCT TCCCTGAGGAAAGTGGGGAAGGACTCCACAGTCTTGCTCATCTGCATCACCGTGTTCCTGTCCTATTTGCCAGAGGCAGGGCAATACTCGAGCTTCTTCCTCTACCTGCGACAG gTCATTAACTTCTCATCCACAGCAATTGCGGCATTTATAGCGGTTGTGGGTGTCCTTTCTATCTTAGCACAG ACGGCGTTCCTCAGCGTTTTAATGAGGTCGATTGGGAATAAGAACACAGTGCTGCTTGGGCTCGGCTTTCAGATGCTCCAGCTGGCTTGGTACGGTTTTGGATCAGAACCATG GATGATGTGGGCAGCGGGCGCCGTGGCAGCGATGTCCAGTATCACTTTCCCAGCGGTCAGTGCCCTGGTGTCCCGCAGCGCAGAGGCAGACCAGCAGG GAGTGGTGCAGGGTATGATAACAGGGATACGAGGCTTGTGCAATGGGCTGGGCCCTGCACTGTTCGGGttcatcttcttcctcttcaacGTGGAGATCGACCCAGTCCAGAGTGACAAGACTACTCCTTTACACCCCACTGATGAG aGCTCAATGATCCCAGGCCCGCCCTTCCTGTTTGGAGCCTTCTCGGTGCTCGTGGCTTTCCTCGTGGCCTTATTCATCCCCGAACACCGCAGCGTGGCCGTGAAGACCTGCAACGCCCGCAAACACAGCGGCAGCGCCGGCGCGGGCCAGAGCAACACTCCCCTGCCGGGCAGTGACGAGGACATCGAGCCCCTGCTGCAGGACAGCAGCGTGTGA